AATACacatgaaaacaattttttctaTTAACCTCCGTGACGGTGACGAGTGCGAAGTGACGTCACCGAACCGGAGGCCGGGTGATCCTCCAACGCGGCTCTTTCTGTGTAGTCACACGGGCTGGGAAACAACAGCCCAGGCCGGGATTTTGGAGCGAGGCGGTGTCCCCACCCCTCCGTCCGTGTCTGTATccgtctgtgtgcgtgtgttctGGCCGGTGCTCTCGTGATTCGGTAACCGGGGGAAGATGGCGGACCCGGCGGAGTGCACCATTAAAGTCATGTGCCGTTTCAGGCCACTGAATAGCTCGGAGGTGACAAGGGGGGACAAATACATCCCCAAATTTCAAGGAGAGGACAGCGTCGTGATCGGGGTGAGTGATATTTAGGGACGCAGTTATTTTGTATCGTTTATTTTTCGGTAGGTCTCGCTCGAGCGGCTAATGCTAATGACCGCAGTCAGTCAGAACCAGAATTTGCCACGTCCTGCTAATCTGAATATTTGACACCGACACCAGCCTCTGCATTCGGTCCAGTGACACCCGAAACTGACCGTTTAATTCGgacataaatgttaatttagttGATTTAATTTGCGTTTCCTCATGAGCTTCATGCTAACCGTGTTAGCCAGCCCTGCACATTCAACGCGGAAACACAGTTAGTTTGACACTTTCAGGGCAGCAAAAacttatttaattcatttatttagtttattatatgTGTTGGTTGCACATTGTAGGtttagattattattttaaacctgTAATTGTAAGTTTGGATATATGTTGAATGAGCCGGAAACTGTTCATATTTGTGGGCGTTtgtaaatactgagaaaatctaTATCAGAAATGTTTTCAAACGTTTCGATACCAAGCAACACCAAATATGTTCCCATCGCTAAAGTCTTTCTTACTATAATGAAGCTACATTTTGTCATTCATAAATAGAAATTTaaggtgtatgtgtgtgattttgttatttggtaaattaatttaattttttgttgttactGTATGAAAACCTAAGCAAATTATTACAGAaattttggaaaatatttacttttagtaGATACAATATTATCtatataattttacagaaacaacattttttaaggtatacactaccactcaaaacTCTTACTTTGGACAgtaacattttcatgttttttaaagaagtttcttctgctcacatttatttgatccaaagtacagcaaaagctaccattttgaaatatttttactatttaaaataactgctttttattttaatatattttaaaatgtaatttgtcctggaatttttagcatcattacttcagtaacatgatccctcagaaatcattctaatattctgatttgctaaaaagatttatttttattatgttgaaaacagctgagtagaatttttttcaggtttctttggcGAATAGAAAGTTGAGAAGAACAGCAGTTATCtcaaatggaaatcttttgtaacgtcataaatgtctttatcatcacttttgatcaatttaaagtatccttgctaaataaaagtatttattttgcataatttctTACCCTCAAAAAggctttatttcagataaatggtgatccttggatctttctattcatcaaataatcctgaaaaaaatgtactgagctgttttaagtattgatgatggtaataatagtaaaaaaaaatatttctttaacagcaaaaagcatattagaatggtttctgatgctgaaaatttagctttgatcacaggaataaattacattttaaaatattttcaactagaaaaaagttattttaaatagtaaaaatattactgtttttgctgtactttggataaaataaatgcaggcttggtgagcagaagagacttcttacagttcaaaaacttttgaacttttgtgATTGTTTTCCGACACACCACCTGTGGAAGTTTTTTTGGAACCTAGTTTGAAAACTCCTGCACTTTATAATATCAGCATAAGTGTGTAAATGGCAGGTGAAATTCGACATGAAGTTGTTTATTAGGTAAACTGGGAACAAAAGCTCAGTTAAACCTCTTTTTCTAGTACGTATACCTATTAACATATAACTAGGCTTCTATTGAACCAAAGGCTTGGCTGTAACATCCCAGTTAAAAGGACAAAGTAGAGATGCTGATGTTCCCACTATGATCTGTATGTGCAGAAACTCAAGAATTGCACTGGCATCTATGTGTATTTGTGGGTGGGGAATTGATTAATCATTGTCACTGTACTCTGATTATCTATAAACCCAGTTCAAACATGAAAGTCTATATGTAATAAACTCTGATGGCTGACTAAACTATGGCACGATGAATGACATTTGAAAGCAAACATGCCATGTGGCAAGCTGACTCATACAGGTGACCACCATCCcttttaatataaatgacaaTATCATGTTTTTCTTGTACATCCACTTCAATTTCACAAATCTTTTATGATGTTGTTAAGGGTCAGGTATTCCTGTCTGGCTACAATGTGTGCACGTTCTTGAAAGACCGGCTTTGAAACggatatgtttgtttttgctcagtGCTCGCTCTCTTAATAGtcctcttgtgtgtgtgtgtaaagatAACGTAAGAGAAAGCCCAGGAACTGGAGACTCCTTCAGGCTTATCCACAGTAATTTGAAAAGAGTaaaaagagtgtgtgtgtgcactagAAGGAAGGTGAGATAATGCATTGGAAATAGAGAGCGCTCCACCCTGCGCAGCCCCTGGGACTCTAAGCGAGATGAGAAAATAGTTAGGTAAGAAAGTGCCTCGATTAGAACTCTGGGAAATTTTTCTTTTCTCGCAGGAGACTGGCCTGGTTTTGTGTCAGTATCCAGTTTGAGCATAAGCATATCATGATGTGCATTGTAGGTTGAAATGGATTTCTCAGATTGGCGACATTTTCTACATCATTATCAGTtattaaaatacactaccattcaaaagtttgttaatgttttttaaagaggtctcttctgctcaccaagcctgcatttatttgatccaaaatacagcaaaagcagtaatactgtgaaatattttatagctttctgtttgaatacattttaaaatgtaatttattcctgtgatcaaagctaaattttcagcatcatccagtctacagtgtcacatgatccctcagaaaccattctaatatgccaattattattattatcattatttaaaacagttgagtaatttttttctggattctttgatgaacagaaagatccaaagatcagcatttatctttaGAAATTATagacattaatacttttatttagcaagtatgctttaaattgatcaaaagtgatgataaagacatttataatgtttcagatgtgctgttcttctgaactttctatatttatcaaataaacctgaaaaaagatttctgaaggatcgtgtgactggagtaaagaagctaaaaattcagctttgaaattacagcaataaattatattttaaaatatattccaatagaaaacagttattttaaatagtaaaaatatatcaaaattttacttatttgccgtactttggattaaataaatgcaggctttgtgagcagaagagacttattaaaaaacatcttaatgtccaaaaacttttgactggtagagtaaatatgaaaatatgtttGTCCCAATACTTTTATTAGATAAAGCAGCTTTTCTTAAGTACATTAACAATTGTATAAACTAGTCTTTACTGACTCCTTTGTCAATATTCAAAATCTACACATTTTAGAGACTTGCagctacagcaaaaacattacagACCGTAAACTGGTGTCATGCTCATGAAACGctgttaaacattacatttccaCTGTCATTTCCTCTAGACTTTGATCATCTTAAGTCATTTGCCCAGATTTATCAAAAGAGTTCCTTATTTTTGCCATACTTTAGCATATTGGTTGCAAATAATAACACTGAGTTGCTTATTCCACTGGGTTTTGCATCTTGTTTAGTCTAGGCTAATTTAGTTGATAAAGTATtcatcactttttaaaaagaatatgaTGAATCTATCATTAATTATGTGATCCAGTCCTTACTGTGCAATAATAGAGCAACGTTATGGTTTGACATTGCTCTGATAAAACAAGTTAGCACTGTCGTCAGAGATTAAACTTAATAGATCAGATGAGAGAATTAATGTAGATTTTAATGTAGCTGTGTCATTATGACTGTTCGCACAGTATGATGACTGAAGGAGTGCAGTGCTTATTTGTTCCATTACTGCTCCTGACTATTCCTGATTTAAGGATCTTAAGTCATCATGTGTATGTACTTTTGTGGtgcatatttgtttatatgtgtATAAATTAATCAGAGGTCTCTGAAATAGTATTATGTTACAAAGGCCTTAGTGGTCTTTCCTTGTGCAAAAGCTCCATAGAAGAGCATATAGTTTGCAGCCGAAGAGTTGGCAACCTCTCTTGGCCACTTTGCACTTTACCAGAAGCTGAATCTGCAGTATTTTGTTGGCAGCACAGATCCTTAACCTTCAAGCTACTATCACATCAGCTGGAAaatttgtcataaaaataatcattctgAGGTTACTTGTCTTGTTTTACAAACTTagtaatttattcatataagATTTGAAATTTTACTTGTAAAAAATGTAGCCTTAAGAAGaatcatttgtgtttttcatttcacctaatttgtaaagttgctttggatagaagtttctgctaaataaatacatttaatcatAGTCTGGCATACTTAGTAATATCTAGGCATAATTTTAAATGGCATAATAAGTGTTTTTAATCCCGGTAAACCTAAATGCTACGTTTTAGTAATAGTAAGTTGttctattaaaattaataatgattatttttattagtagtactcAACAGTGTAATTTTCAACAATTgttcaattaaattattttgctttggcttttaaatatatttgttgtttAGATATACCCATATAGAATTTATAAATAGTTATTTTCTTGCATAGAGCAGCCTAAAAAAAAGGCCAACATGGCAGTTCTTCAGGAGGTGCAGTAGTACTTACTTTAAGTTGTGCTTTCTGTGATCATGAATTTGTTGTTTGGCAAGTAGTATTTGCTGCCTGCTAATGCAGTCTGTATAGGTGCAATGTATGCACTTGTTTATATTGAGAATTGTCAAAGCTATCTACTAAAACAGTGTAGAGAACTCAAAGGTTGATGACTTAAAGGTTATGACTTAAAACTTGGAGCCAGTAAATGAATGGTTTTATCATTACATTGTAATTGTGGTGGTATGACCCGAGTACTAGTACCACGTTCATTTGATACCTTTGATACAGCAGTATTTCATTTACATCATAGATATGTCAGATCATCATGctggtaaattttttttttgattagttgTCCAAATCTTTTTCACTCTTGTTAACTCATCATTCAGTCAAATCAGTTTATTCTGTATCAGTTCAGGCTGTTGCATGTTTTGTCATAATAActctataaaacctaaaaaattaatatatttaatgatcTAATTGCACttaattttgcttaattttatataaatttttctCTTTCCACAGGGTAAGCCGTATGTGTTTGACAGAGTTTTCCAGTCCAACACATCTCAGGAGCAAGTGTACACGGCCTGCGCTCAACAAATTGTCAAAGGTGAAAGCAACTCACTTGATTGACTTCTGAATCAAACGGCAGAACATGGATTAAGTTTTGATGATCATGTTTCCACAGATGTACTCGGTGGCTATAACGGAACTATTTTTGCCTATGGTCAGACATCCTCGGGCAAAACGCACACAATGGAGGTGAGCAAgtaataaagttgaaatgtctGTGCTGAGGTGAAAACATTTTACCTAAtcacatgtaaatattaatattttcccCATACCTTGcttggatttttcttttatttgatacctttattcagcaaggatgcattaaactgataagTGACATTAAGGacattatataatgttacaaaagaagaaaaataatgcTATTCTTTGAATTTTCTGTttgtcaaagaatcctaaaacaGCAGTTACAGTGTAcattacagtattacagtttttgacTATTTGTGATCAAATGAATTACTCTCTTTTCAGAATCATAATaaattttactgaccccaaactccTGAGCCGTAGTGTGAACATTATAATGGAGCAGTCTTTACACAGCATTTATACTACTTTTATGAATGAGAGATTGTGGTTGTTCTTTAGGGAAATCTCCATGACACAGATGGAATGGGAATCATTCCCAGAATAGTGCAAGACATCTTTAACTACATTTACTCTATGGATGAAAACCTGGAGTTTCACATTAAAGTAAGTCTTTGTTTTCAAACACTGTTTTATTAACAGTCTTTCTTCTTATTCTTTAAAAGCTTGATATATTGCTTAATATTTGTATCTGCTTTCTTGATGGTGTTTTTACTTTTTGGCAGGTGTCATACTTTGAGATTTATCTGGATAAGATTCGGGACCTGTTGGATGGTGAGTGTGGGGCTGTTTTAAGCCTTTGagtcatttttctgttttagtcaTTTGATCTGAACATTTTAGAAATGCTTTCAAGATGATCTAGGGTAGTGGAATTGTGAAAGTTGTAGTGAtgtaatctctctctctttcctgtgTCTTGTAGTTTCAAAGACTAATTTATCTGTACATGAAGACAAAAACAGGGTTCCTTATGTCAAGGTGAGTTCCTGAAACCTGATGTCCCATCATTGTCCCATTAAATTCTTCACACAATGTAGAACCATTATTACACACCATTATTTTGGTGACGTGAACTGGTTGCagtcggtgagctactggcgcgacctgttgctatttttaccgcagcATAACTCAGAATACACagcttggaaaataaaatactaatacgaTGACctcagctactgaaagagcttacaggtggtgatggatataGGCGTAGGTTTAagccaaatgccgtaccatcagTTGTTCCCTCAATGAGTCTAAATGCCCCtagatattgagtgaaatctatgctgagaaactccttcagagGCTGTGACATCATGACAAGTTTCAGCATATTTACATCCTGCCAGAATGGTAtttagcgtttcttgtctctaccgtttgtaagctctttcagtagctaaGTAGCTACTAAAAGCCTCAGTGGATCCAGGgctgaagtggagagaacaaagacacaggtctttaggaagttttatttattcacaggCTTCTTCCCattattttctcctcttcttatcactaggaaaagcagtgaagacttgcatTGTTTCTCTTTTTGCCATTCGACTgaaaaatacaactaaaaaagcataatgtggcattgtatcagtattttattttccgagttgtgttgcggtaaaaatatcAAGTTTCAAGttgtgccagtagctcacagtACAGCCATTTCACGTCACTGAAATAATGGCTCCCCCCATAGtacaaaatatgcataaaacaatgtggattttttaaaataataataagtcttTCGTGGGTTTTCTACTatgtatttcagtaagagacatcatttatgttatattaagctaatacctggggttccctttaaagaaTTTAGgttgtttattataattgttgtcTTCCTGGTTTTAGGGCTGCACTGAGCGATTTGTTTGCAGTCCAGACGAAGTGATGGACACTATTGACGAGGGCAAATCCAACAGACATGTAGCTGTGACAAGTATGAATGCACAGACAAAAATAGagaataaatattttcagtaaAGAGATCAAAATTAGGGCTGGCAAGCAATTAATCGcagataaaataaaagtttgagtttgcctaatagatgtgtgtgtactgtgtgtaattatgtatatataaatacacaaattaatgtatatatttaagagaaatgttatatatgtaaaaaatatgtttaatatatatatatatattatatattatatatatataaattctagaaaaatataataaatacatatacttgtaaatatttcttaattatatacatgaatgtgcttgtatttatatatacaaaataattacacacacatatattaggcaaactcaaacttttattttgtatgcgattaatcacgaataatcgtttgacagctctaaataaaatataataaacaagaCTAAGCCAGATCCTACGAGGAAACTGTAACATTTGCATCTTTCATTTGAGCTGATGCTTGTAAACAACATTCTTTGAATTTAGTTGTAATAATGTCTTTGTGTTTATCTCAGACATGAATGAGCACAGCTCCAGGAGTCACAGCATCTTCCTGATCAATGTGAAGCAGGAGAATACGCAGACAGAACAGAAGCTCAGCGGGAAACTCTACCTGGTCGACTTGGCAGGCAGCGAGAAGGTGTCTATGTTTGTGTTAAACTTTTGCCTTGTAGTGCAGTAAAACATGAGCTGAGTGTGTTAAACTCTTGTGTCGTCTCACAGGTCAGTAAAACAGGAGCTGAAGGCGCCGTACTGGATGAAGCCAAAAACATCAACAAGTCTCTGTCTTCTCTGGGCAACGTGATATCGGCCCTAGCCGAGGGCTCGGTaagtcacacacacatgcacaaatgcTCACAGGCTTTCGATTAGTTCTGTGCACTCTTTGTTTTGTAGCGTTTTGTGCCTGGAGCTGTGAGGCTAGCCTGTATGAGTTGTGTTCAGATATTCACTTTAgctttgttcagttcagttttgatGTTCTTTATTGGTATGACCAGTAATGTTATTTGTGTATAACCAAAggataatacaatataatataattagtggatcatttaatgcaatttaatataatttaagatAATACAGTATAATTTAGTATAATTCATTTTCAGTTTCGGGTGAAGCAGTTTTGTAGGgccaaaaaaaaatgtccaaaacaGTGGCGTTTAATTAGCGCTTGGCGATTGTCAAGTGTGGGGATGGGGAGTAAACGGTACTGTGTTTAGTGATCTAATTCTATCCTGAATCTCTCTTCATCTCTTTCCCAGACATATGTTCCATACAGAGACAGTAAAATGACAAGGATCTTGCAGGATTCATTGGGTGGAAACTGCAGGACCACCATCGTCATCTGCTGTTCTCCTTCCTCATTCAACGAGGCTGAGACCAAATCCACCCTAATGTTTGGACAGAGGTGAGCACTGAGCAGACGAATTCATACTTATTCAGCTCTGTCACTTTGTCTGTTCTCAGCGTTTATAATAAAGGTGTCACTGGTCTCACTTTTTTGTTATGCACGTATGAAAGAATAATTACAGCTTTGTGTATTTATGCAAAGAAGGTGTGAAGATAAAGACAAGAGAGCTTTACAGCTGTGATTGGGTTTGTGTTTGCAGAGCCAAGACTATTAAGAACACAGTGACTTTGAATGTAGAGCTGACAGCAGAGCAATGGAAGAAGAAAtatgaaagagagaaagaacgaAACAAGAGCCTTCGAAACACCATCACATGGCTGGAGAATGAACTCAACCGCTGGAGGAATGGTCAGATGCCCATTTTGATaacaacattttatatatgaccctgcaccacaaaaccagtcttaagtagcacaggtatatttgtagcaatagccaaaaatacattgtatgggtcagaattattttttttcttttgtgccaaaaatcattaggataaagtaaagaccatgttccataaagacattttgtaaatttcctgtcgtaaatatatcaaagtttaatttttgattagtaatatgcattgctaagaacttaatttggacaactttaaaagtgattttctcaatactttcaaatagttttcaaatagatgtatctcgaccaaatcccatacatcaatggaaaggttatttattcagttttcagatgcataaatcttattttcataaaattgaccattataaatggttttgtggtccagggtcacatatattatattagatttttacatttgtaacaCAGTTTTCTTCTCAGTGCATtcaaaacattattaacatgtttattaTGCAGTGCTGTCCAAAAGTGTGAAACCACTTGGTGAAATGCTTCTGTTTTGGCTCTTAAATGATTTATATGATTCGTTGTACATTATAACTATTTTTTAGCATCTTTTAAAGTCCTAAAATATTAGATTTaggtttaaacttttaaaagtacACATTTGCAATTCCTCAGAGTCTTCTGTTTGTGTCCCGCAGGTGAAACGGTACCTGCAGAGGAGCAGTACGATAAGGAGAAGATTAATGCTGAAGTGATGGCGTTGGATAACacaattaataatgataaatttgCATCTACACCAAGCATGCCGCCCATGCCAGGGATGCTTGGGGCCCGACTTACCGATGTCGAGAAGGAAAAATGTGAGGTTGAACTCGCCAAACTTTACAAGCAGCTTGATGACAAGGTACACACATACTCATACACTCacaatttctttaataaatattagggatgtaacggtatTATCAATATCGTGGTATCGCAATAGCAAAACTGTCATGATATCATGATGATCTGAAATTACCACGATAGGTCTTCcgggcaaaaagtgtagtttttaaatcaattcTAACATAATAGGTCTTTAacgttgtgttttgggccattatgctttggcatagtatctgtcaaatgaactaTAACCAAAGCACAATACggcttaatcccttcatcaagtctgttttcgATGCACGCTCTGCATCGTTCAGGCAATCAGCTCACGATCCAGTGTTTTCCGCACCTCAAAACGGTTCTGTTCACAGTGAACTTGTTTAGTGCtaccagttatgctttattttcgcAGCAGATAATTACAgcgtttcactagatttgtagctGAAGCTTGAGTTTAAGTCacaataaaagcttaaaagtgcagtacgaattgctgacagctaggGTCAAAGTGGGTAAAGTTCCTGCAGTCCAAATTCTAAATATCAAGATATTATAGTATCATGAGATTTTGATATCGTTGCATCcctaataaatatatgtgaatcTACAAAATTTCCTCAAAACCCCCCTAGTTGccacagtcattgttagaagaGTAAAAGTAGGTGATTGAACTTGAATGAGAGCttgatttttgtgttttgcgTCTCATCTCTCTCCAGGATGAAGAGATTAATCAGCAGTCTCAGCTGGTGGAGAAGCTCAAGCAGCAGATGCTGGACCAGGAAGAGGTTAGTAAACTCTAATGTGCACATGTGAAATAGGCCTAAGAGATTATTAACAAGTAAACATTGTATATTCATTCTTGTGGatgttttgcatgtgttttgcAGTTGCTGGCCTCGTCACGAAGAGACCATGATAACCTGCAGGCAGAGCTGACTCGTTTACAAATGGAGAACGAGGCATCTAAAGAGGAAGTGAAGGAGGTGCTTCAGGCCCTGGAGGAGCTCGCCGTCAACTACGACCAGAAAAGTCAAGAGGTGGAGGACAAAACCAAGGAGTTTGAAGCCCTCAGTGAAGAACTTAGTCAGAAATCTG
This sequence is a window from Labeo rohita strain BAU-BD-2019 unplaced genomic scaffold, IGBB_LRoh.1.0 scaffold_185, whole genome shotgun sequence. Protein-coding genes within it:
- the kif5ba gene encoding kinesin-1 heavy chain — translated: MADPAECTIKVMCRFRPLNSSEVTRGDKYIPKFQGEDSVVIGGKPYVFDRVFQSNTSQEQVYTACAQQIVKDVLGGYNGTIFAYGQTSSGKTHTMEGNLHDTDGMGIIPRIVQDIFNYIYSMDENLEFHIKVSYFEIYLDKIRDLLDVSKTNLSVHEDKNRVPYVKGCTERFVCSPDEVMDTIDEGKSNRHVAVTNMNEHSSRSHSIFLINVKQENTQTEQKLSGKLYLVDLAGSEKVSKTGAEGAVLDEAKNINKSLSSLGNVISALAEGSTYVPYRDSKMTRILQDSLGGNCRTTIVICCSPSSFNEAETKSTLMFGQRAKTIKNTVTLNVELTAEQWKKKYEREKERNKSLRNTITWLENELNRWRNGETVPAEEQYDKEKINAEVMALDNTINNDKFASTPSMPPMPGMLGARLTDVEKEKCEVELAKLYKQLDDKDEEINQQSQLVEKLKQQMLDQEELLASSRRDHDNLQAELTRLQMENEASKEEVKEVLQALEELAVNYDQKSQEVEDKTKEFEALSEELSQKSSTLASIDSELQKLKEMANHQKKRVTEMMSSLLKDLTEIGIAVGNNDIKQHEGSGLIDEEFTVARLYISKMKSEVKSMVKRCKQLENTQSESNKKMDESEKELAACQLRISQHEAKIKSLTEYLQNVEQKKRQLEEDVDSLNEELVKISAQEKVHAMEKESEIQSANEVKEAVEKQIHSHREAHQKQISSLRDELETKEKLITDLQDLNQKILLEQERLRVEHEKLKSTDQEKSRKLHELTMMQDRREQARQDLKGLEETVAKELQTLHNLRKLFVQDLATRVKKSAEMDSDETGGSAAQKQKISFLENNLEQLTKVHKQLVRDNADLRCELPKLEKRLRATAERVKALESALKEAKENAARDRKRYQQEVDRIKEAVRAKNMARRGHSAQIAKPIRPGQQPVASPTHPTVVRGGGGVLYQNSQPMPIRGGGAKQEKS